A part of Xenopus tropicalis strain Nigerian chromosome 4, UCB_Xtro_10.0, whole genome shotgun sequence genomic DNA contains:
- the f3 gene encoding tissue factor isoform X2: protein MGRISLPFTVVAVCWVLSWHRALASDTTSIGKASNVKWSSINFKTIIDWEPKPTNYTYTVEVAGEGSDWKRKCIYTTATECDVTDLLENVKDKYTARIISEVQDAEDFTEEAPYTDSPPFSPYQQTIIGKPVIDGYNFSKDHTKLTVIIKDPLTPYRFSNGNFKSIRDIFNNDLTYTVLYRRSSSTGKKQETSNSNEIVIKVDRGESYCFYVQATIPSRSQNRVSQVSDEKCTTASENAASTIGSPSEFIFLCSWILLYWLL, encoded by the exons ATGGGCAGAATTTCTTTACCCTTTACAGTGGTGGCTGTCTGCTGGGTGCTCTCCTGGCACAGGGCTTTAGCCTCAG ATACGACAAGTATTGGCAAAGCTTCAAACGTGAAATGGTCGTCTATCAATTTTAAGACTATTATTGACTGGGAGCCCAAACCAACAAATTACACATACACAGTGGAAGTGGCTGG TGAAGGTTCCGACTGGAAGAGGAAATGTATCTATACAACTGCCACAGAATGTGATGTGACCGACCTGTTAGAGAATGTAaaggataaatacactgctcGCATTATTTCTGAAGTACAAGATGCTGAGGACTTCACAGAGGAGGCCCCTTACACTGATAGCCCTCCATTTTCTCCATACCAGCAGA CAATTATCGGAAAGCCAGTCATTGACGGTTATAATTTCAGTAAGGACCATACGAAGCTCACGGTCATAATAAAGGATCCATTAACACCCTACAGATTCTCAAATGGCAATTTTAAGAGTATTCGGGATATTTTCAACAACGACCTTACCTACACAGTTTTATACAGGAGATCTTCTAGTACAGGGAAG AAACAGGAGACAAGTAATAGCAATGAGATTGTCATTAAAGTGGATCGGGGTGAGAGCTATTGCTTTTATGTACAAGCAACTATACCATCTCGCAGTCAGAACCGCGTCAGTCAAGTATCTGACGAGAAGTGCACTACTGCCAGTGAGAACG CAGCCAGTACTATTGGTTCCCCAAGTGAATTTATATTCCTATGT agTTGGATATTACTGTATTGGTTGCTGTGA
- the f3 gene encoding tissue factor isoform X3 produces MGRISLPFTVVAVCWVLSWHRALASDTTSIGKASNVKWSSINFKTIIDWEPKPTNYTYTVEVAGEGSDWKRKCIYTTATECDVTDLLENVKDKYTARIISEVQDAEDFTEEAPYTDSPPFSPYQQTIIGKPVIDGYNFSKDHTKLTVIIKDPLTPYRFSNGNFKSIRDIFNNDLTYTVLYRRSSSTGKKQETSNSNEIVIKVDRGESYCFYVQATIPSRSQNRVSQVSDEKCTTASENASTIGSPSEFIFLCSWILLYWLL; encoded by the exons ATGGGCAGAATTTCTTTACCCTTTACAGTGGTGGCTGTCTGCTGGGTGCTCTCCTGGCACAGGGCTTTAGCCTCAG ATACGACAAGTATTGGCAAAGCTTCAAACGTGAAATGGTCGTCTATCAATTTTAAGACTATTATTGACTGGGAGCCCAAACCAACAAATTACACATACACAGTGGAAGTGGCTGG TGAAGGTTCCGACTGGAAGAGGAAATGTATCTATACAACTGCCACAGAATGTGATGTGACCGACCTGTTAGAGAATGTAaaggataaatacactgctcGCATTATTTCTGAAGTACAAGATGCTGAGGACTTCACAGAGGAGGCCCCTTACACTGATAGCCCTCCATTTTCTCCATACCAGCAGA CAATTATCGGAAAGCCAGTCATTGACGGTTATAATTTCAGTAAGGACCATACGAAGCTCACGGTCATAATAAAGGATCCATTAACACCCTACAGATTCTCAAATGGCAATTTTAAGAGTATTCGGGATATTTTCAACAACGACCTTACCTACACAGTTTTATACAGGAGATCTTCTAGTACAGGGAAG AAACAGGAGACAAGTAATAGCAATGAGATTGTCATTAAAGTGGATCGGGGTGAGAGCTATTGCTTTTATGTACAAGCAACTATACCATCTCGCAGTCAGAACCGCGTCAGTCAAGTATCTGACGAGAAGTGCACTACTGCCAGTGAGAACG CCAGTACTATTGGTTCCCCAAGTGAATTTATATTCCTATGT agTTGGATATTACTGTATTGGTTGCTGTGA
- the f3 gene encoding tissue factor isoform X1 — translation MGRISLPFTVVAVCWVLSWHRALASDTTSIGKASNVKWSSINFKTIIDWEPKPTNYTYTVEVAGEGSDWKRKCIYTTATECDVTDLLENVKDKYTARIISEVQDAEDFTEEAPYTDSPPFSPYQQTIIGKPVIDGYNFSKDHTKLTVIIKDPLTPYRFSNGNFKSIRDIFNNDLTYTVLYRRSSSTGKKQETSNSNEIVIKVDRGESYCFYVQATIPSRSQNRVSQVSDEKCTTASENELDITVLVAVIISVVLIIVIVIALSVMLCKRKRAKQGKESNDVL, via the exons ATGGGCAGAATTTCTTTACCCTTTACAGTGGTGGCTGTCTGCTGGGTGCTCTCCTGGCACAGGGCTTTAGCCTCAG ATACGACAAGTATTGGCAAAGCTTCAAACGTGAAATGGTCGTCTATCAATTTTAAGACTATTATTGACTGGGAGCCCAAACCAACAAATTACACATACACAGTGGAAGTGGCTGG TGAAGGTTCCGACTGGAAGAGGAAATGTATCTATACAACTGCCACAGAATGTGATGTGACCGACCTGTTAGAGAATGTAaaggataaatacactgctcGCATTATTTCTGAAGTACAAGATGCTGAGGACTTCACAGAGGAGGCCCCTTACACTGATAGCCCTCCATTTTCTCCATACCAGCAGA CAATTATCGGAAAGCCAGTCATTGACGGTTATAATTTCAGTAAGGACCATACGAAGCTCACGGTCATAATAAAGGATCCATTAACACCCTACAGATTCTCAAATGGCAATTTTAAGAGTATTCGGGATATTTTCAACAACGACCTTACCTACACAGTTTTATACAGGAGATCTTCTAGTACAGGGAAG AAACAGGAGACAAGTAATAGCAATGAGATTGTCATTAAAGTGGATCGGGGTGAGAGCTATTGCTTTTATGTACAAGCAACTATACCATCTCGCAGTCAGAACCGCGTCAGTCAAGTATCTGACGAGAAGTGCACTACTGCCAGTGAGAACG agTTGGATATTACTGTATTGGTTGCTGTGATTATATCAGTGGTACTGATCATTGTGATTGTTATCGCTCTGTCTGTTATGCTGTGCAAACGTAAAAGGGCAAAGCAGGGAAAAGAGTCCAACGACGTCTTATAA